The genomic window GGGCCGCGGTCGCCATTGCTCGTGCCGCCTTTGATGACGGGCTGTGGCCGCGAAGTGCGGCGCGACGACGCTTCGAGGTCCTCATGCGTGCGGCTCAGATCCTCTCCGACAACGCGGTGACCGTGGCCGAGAGGATGATTTTTGAGTCCGGTAAGCCGCGCTCGGTGGCTCTGGGTGAGCTTGGCGTGGCGGTCAGGACCTTGGAATTCTATGCGGGTGCGGCCCTGGACCTCGAGGGGGCGGCCATCAACGATCGCGTTCCCGACGCCCTCGGCCTCGTGCTTCTCGAGCCGGTCGGCGTGGTGGGTTTGATCACGCCTTGGAACTTTCCGCTGCTGAACCCGGTTGTCAAGATCGCGCCGGCGTTAGCGGTCGGGTGTACTGTCGTGATCAAACCGTCGCACTTGTGTTCGGGTCCGGTCCTGCTGCTCGCGCAGTATCTTGCCGAAGCGGGCCTGCCCGAAGGAGTGCTCAACGTCGTCACGAGCGATCTCGAACGGGGCGCGGTCGTGGGTCAACTGATCGCGCAATCACCGAGTGTCGATAAGATCGCCTTTACCGGATCGACGACCACCGGTCGCGCCGTCATGCGGGCCGCCGCCTCTACCACCAAGCGCGTTTCGCTGGAGCTCGGGGGGAAGTCCGCAAACATCGTGTTCGCCGACGCACCGTTCGAGGAGGCAGTGGCAACATCTGTGAACGCCTTCTGCCACAACAGTGGTCAACAGTGCTCAGCTGCGACCCGCCTCCTGGTCCAGCGCGACATCCACGACCGCTTCGTCCGAGCCTTGGTGGAGCAGACGCGGCGTCAGGTCTTGGATGATCCGGCGAAGGGAACGACCACCATGGGCCCGATCGTGAACGAGGAGCAGTTCAAACGCGTTCAGCAGTATATTGCGATCGGCAAGAGTGACGGCAGGCTGATCGTTGGAGGGGATCGACCCCCGGGGGCAATGTTCGAGGACAGCCTCTTCGTTGCACCGACGATCTTCGACGGTATAGACAACTCGTCGCGGCTTGCTCAGGAGGAGGTGTTTGGACCGGTCCTGGCGGTCATCCCGTTTGACACTGAGGAGGAAGCGATCCGCATCGCGAACGGCAGTCGCTATGGTCTCGCCGGCGGGGTGTGGACAAACTCCATCGGGACCGCCCTGAGGGTCACAAGGGCGGTGCGCACCGGGAAGATGTTCGTCAACTGCTACAATAACTCAGGTCTTGAAGATCTCCCCCACGGCGGTTATAAGGACAGTGGCA from bacterium includes these protein-coding regions:
- a CDS encoding aldehyde dehydrogenase family protein, with the protein product MAPEAWAPERQPLAVDSLTGLSIVLSMATLRREQIMAGPTAPKSSRVETRSPDFRLWLNGRSCPAHSGGTFLRPNPFDGSIAAVFANGDETDARAAVAIARAAFDDGLWPRSAARRRFEVLMRAAQILSDNAVTVAERMIFESGKPRSVALGELGVAVRTLEFYAGAALDLEGAAINDRVPDALGLVLLEPVGVVGLITPWNFPLLNPVVKIAPALAVGCTVVIKPSHLCSGPVLLLAQYLAEAGLPEGVLNVVTSDLERGAVVGQLIAQSPSVDKIAFTGSTTTGRAVMRAAASTTKRVSLELGGKSANIVFADAPFEEAVATSVNAFCHNSGQQCSAATRLLVQRDIHDRFVRALVEQTRRQVLDDPAKGTTTMGPIVNEEQFKRVQQYIAIGKSDGRLIVGGDRPPGAMFEDSLFVAPTIFDGIDNSSRLAQEEVFGPVLAVIPFDTEEEAIRIANGSRYGLAGGVWTNSIGTALRVTRAVRTGKMFVNCYNNSGLEDLPHGGYKDSGIGREQGRKGLEEYQEVKTVQLKFGR